The following coding sequences are from one Bradyrhizobium sp. 200 window:
- a CDS encoding acyl-CoA dehydrogenase family protein codes for MSTDEETDMIRETVAKFVDRELIPLEPHYLKSKLPGSDHPELTSEQKQRLRTVSKDLGLWGLDAPEDLGGHDLPTRTMAAVHEELGRTCVPFVLPPDSPNLRMLQAVGTEAQKRKYMQPYIEGRMVSAIAISEPGAGGDPAAMKTRAMLDGDRWVLNGRKIWISNARAADFIIVMARVGSDARQGGITSFIVEKGTPGFVIEREIPMLGGGSTYEIVFEDCRIPADSVLGEIGKGYAPMQLRLRTRRLEMGSTCIGIARRALDMLCEHARQRETFGVKLADRQAIQWWIADISTRMHACRLMVRDTADKTDRGEDVRHEASMIKVFATEMAYEACDHAMQTLGALGMTLELPLNALWQKARLMRMYEGPSEVHRQSIARRVLGLRG; via the coding sequence ATGAGTACCGATGAAGAGACCGACATGATCCGCGAGACGGTCGCGAAGTTCGTCGACCGCGAGCTGATTCCGCTCGAGCCGCATTACCTGAAGTCCAAGCTGCCCGGCTCCGATCATCCGGAGTTGACCAGCGAGCAGAAGCAGCGGCTGCGGACGGTCTCGAAGGATCTGGGATTGTGGGGCCTCGACGCGCCCGAAGACCTTGGCGGTCACGATCTGCCGACCCGCACCATGGCCGCGGTCCACGAGGAACTCGGCCGTACCTGCGTGCCCTTCGTGCTGCCGCCGGACTCGCCGAACCTGCGCATGCTGCAGGCAGTCGGCACCGAAGCGCAGAAGCGCAAATACATGCAGCCCTATATCGAGGGACGCATGGTGTCGGCGATCGCGATTTCCGAACCGGGCGCCGGCGGCGATCCGGCCGCGATGAAGACGCGGGCAATGCTCGACGGCGATCGATGGGTGCTGAACGGCCGCAAGATCTGGATCAGCAATGCGCGCGCCGCCGACTTCATCATCGTCATGGCCCGCGTCGGCAGCGATGCGCGGCAGGGCGGCATCACCTCCTTCATCGTCGAGAAGGGCACGCCCGGCTTCGTCATCGAGCGCGAAATCCCGATGCTCGGCGGCGGCTCGACCTACGAGATCGTATTCGAGGACTGCCGTATCCCGGCCGACTCCGTGCTCGGCGAAATCGGCAAGGGCTATGCGCCGATGCAGCTCCGTCTGCGCACGCGACGGCTTGAGATGGGATCGACCTGCATCGGTATCGCGAGGCGCGCACTCGACATGCTGTGCGAACATGCCAGGCAGCGCGAGACGTTCGGCGTCAAGCTCGCCGATCGCCAGGCGATCCAGTGGTGGATTGCCGACATCTCGACGCGCATGCATGCCTGCCGGCTGATGGTGCGCGATACCGCCGACAAGACCGACCGTGGCGAGGACGTCCGCCACGAAGCTTCGATGATCAAGGTGTTCGCGACCGAGATGGCCTATGAGGCCTGCGATCACGCCATGCAGACGCTCGGCGCGCTCGGCATGACGCTGGAGCTGCCGCTCAACGCGCTCTGGCAGAAAGCGCGGCTGATGCGGATGTACGAAGGACCGAGCGAGGTTCATCGCCAGTCGATCGCGCGCCGCGTGCTCGGGCTGCGCGGCTAA
- a CDS encoding HAMP domain-containing methyl-accepting chemotaxis protein: MKIGTLLTAAIVSLSAVGGGLAVYVAASKYQTMDKISVAQSRLEVVRAVGDIPRYMNSERGFATNIMFGPPTVDPKLIAELDKYRKNTDGARDKMNRVKATLPGAIDDSAAVTSSIDALNTQFAALRAAIDKALTGPPEARRDAAKKIVSDNSVFNKAVTTLLDEQVRKIALLDGTAYRQASYANIAWTLRDVGGLNSSLHKNLIGANRVATEAEKMEISRSQGRNDQILMSLQELRGNPSTPANVAAALDKMNAAYVDRFGKELKLVKDGAISGKYEHDMDTYYAETQLGLASIITVRDAFYDNAEQVLGEAYSSARLSFLIALAGLAAVIAASAGMILMVHRRVCKPIVDLTARMSRLASGDLASEISGSERSDEIGAMAAAVGVFKDSMVEADRLAAEKATENDGKMRRAQVLDELTRVFEAKVIELVGGLSSASSIMEDTAQSMSSTATLTNRQAAIVAAASDQTSANVQTVASATEELASSISEIGRQVAQSTEIAARAVDNARRTGDTARSLAEGAQKIGDVVTLIQSIAAQTNLLALNATIEAARAGDAGRGFAVVASEVKSLAGQTAKATTEISEQIAAIQAASDQTVTAIQNVANVIGEIDQIGTAIAAAIEEQGSATKEISRSVQEAARGTQEVNSNITGVQKAADDTGAAANQVLGAAEQLSSQSKDLAGQVNRFLSEVRAA; the protein is encoded by the coding sequence ATGAAAATCGGCACCCTCCTCACCGCTGCCATCGTCTCGCTTTCCGCCGTCGGCGGCGGGCTCGCCGTCTATGTGGCGGCTTCGAAATACCAGACCATGGACAAGATCTCGGTTGCGCAGAGCCGGCTGGAGGTGGTGCGCGCGGTCGGTGACATCCCGCGCTACATGAATTCCGAGCGCGGTTTTGCCACCAACATCATGTTCGGACCTCCCACCGTGGATCCGAAGCTGATCGCTGAACTCGACAAATATCGCAAGAACACCGATGGGGCGCGCGACAAAATGAACAGGGTCAAAGCGACCCTGCCCGGCGCGATCGATGACAGTGCCGCCGTCACCAGCAGCATCGATGCCCTGAACACACAATTCGCCGCGCTGCGCGCAGCCATCGACAAGGCCCTCACCGGTCCGCCGGAAGCCCGCCGCGATGCGGCCAAGAAGATCGTTTCCGACAATTCGGTCTTCAACAAGGCTGTCACGACGCTGCTCGACGAGCAGGTGCGCAAGATCGCGCTGCTCGACGGCACCGCCTACCGGCAAGCGAGCTATGCCAATATCGCCTGGACGCTACGCGACGTGGGCGGCCTCAACTCCAGCCTGCACAAGAATCTCATCGGCGCCAACCGGGTGGCCACCGAAGCCGAGAAGATGGAGATCAGCCGCTCGCAGGGGCGAAACGATCAGATACTGATGTCGCTGCAGGAATTGCGCGGCAATCCTTCCACGCCGGCCAATGTGGCTGCGGCGCTCGACAAGATGAACGCGGCTTATGTCGATCGCTTCGGCAAAGAGCTGAAGCTCGTCAAGGACGGCGCTATCAGCGGCAAATATGAACACGATATGGACACCTACTACGCAGAGACGCAACTCGGTCTTGCGTCCATCATTACGGTCCGCGACGCCTTTTACGATAACGCTGAGCAGGTGCTCGGTGAAGCCTATTCCTCCGCGCGTCTCAGCTTTCTGATTGCGCTCGCAGGCCTCGCGGCGGTAATCGCGGCGAGCGCCGGCATGATATTGATGGTCCACCGCCGCGTCTGCAAACCGATCGTCGATCTGACCGCGCGGATGTCACGGCTGGCCAGCGGCGACCTCGCGAGCGAAATCTCGGGCAGCGAACGCAGCGATGAGATCGGCGCGATGGCTGCTGCCGTTGGTGTCTTCAAGGACAGCATGGTCGAGGCGGACCGGCTCGCCGCCGAAAAAGCCACCGAGAACGACGGCAAGATGCGCCGCGCCCAGGTGCTCGACGAACTCACCCGCGTGTTCGAAGCCAAGGTCATCGAACTCGTCGGCGGGCTGTCGTCGGCATCGTCCATCATGGAAGACACCGCACAGTCGATGTCATCGACCGCAACGCTTACCAATCGTCAGGCGGCCATCGTCGCCGCCGCTTCCGATCAGACTTCGGCCAACGTGCAGACGGTGGCGAGCGCCACCGAGGAACTGGCCTCCTCGATCTCGGAAATCGGCCGCCAGGTCGCGCAATCGACCGAAATCGCCGCTCGCGCCGTCGACAATGCGCGGCGCACCGGCGACACCGCCCGCTCGCTCGCCGAGGGTGCGCAGAAGATCGGCGACGTCGTGACGCTGATCCAGAGCATTGCCGCGCAGACCAACCTCCTGGCACTGAACGCGACCATTGAAGCGGCGCGCGCCGGCGATGCCGGCCGCGGCTTTGCCGTCGTCGCCTCCGAAGTCAAATCGCTGGCCGGCCAGACCGCCAAGGCGACCACCGAAATCTCCGAGCAGATCGCAGCGATCCAGGCTGCGAGCGATCAGACCGTGACGGCGATTCAGAACGTCGCCAACGTGATCGGCGAGATCGACCAGATCGGCACCGCGATTGCAGCGGCGATCGAGGAACAGGGCTCCGCGACCAAGGAAATCTCCCGCAGCGTGCAGGAAGCCGCGCGCGGCACCCAGGAGGTCAATTCCAATATCACCGGCGTCCAGAAGGCCGCCGACGATACCGGCGCCGCCGCCAATCAGGTGCTCGGCGCGGCCGAGCAATTGTCCTCGCAGTCCAAGGATCTCGCCGGACAGGTCAACCGCTTCCTCTCGGAGGTACGCGCGGCTTGA
- a CDS encoding NAD(P)H-binding protein, protein MKIVIIGGTGLIGSKLAPLLGSRGHEVLQASPSRGVNAVTGEGLQVALTGADIVVDVSNSPSFEDKAVLHFFETGTRNLIAAAKQAGVRHCVALSIVGTDRLESSGYFRAKLAQERLIANSGLAYTILRATQFFEFVGGIADSGRRNGEVHVSSQLMRPLLSDDVAAALADVALGEPANGTREVAGPEAAPLADFVGRWLRKQGDTSKVVSGAEVPYFGAPLALRTLVPDDGARIMPTRFDDWLSRAKQV, encoded by the coding sequence ATGAAGATCGTTATTATCGGCGGTACGGGCCTGATCGGCTCGAAATTGGCCCCGTTGCTCGGCTCACGCGGTCATGAGGTGTTGCAGGCGTCGCCGAGCAGGGGCGTCAATGCCGTAACCGGGGAGGGCCTGCAAGTCGCGCTTACCGGCGCCGACATCGTCGTTGACGTCTCGAATTCGCCCTCGTTCGAGGACAAGGCGGTGCTGCACTTCTTCGAGACGGGGACGCGCAACCTGATCGCGGCGGCGAAGCAGGCCGGCGTACGGCATTGCGTTGCGCTGTCGATCGTCGGCACCGACCGGCTCGAGAGCAGCGGCTATTTCCGCGCCAAGCTGGCGCAGGAGCGGCTGATCGCGAATTCCGGCCTGGCCTACACGATCTTGCGTGCCACCCAGTTCTTCGAATTCGTCGGCGGGATCGCGGATTCCGGGCGCAGGAATGGTGAGGTTCATGTTTCCAGCCAGTTGATGCGGCCGCTGCTTTCCGACGATGTCGCCGCCGCGCTGGCCGACGTGGCCCTCGGCGAACCCGCCAACGGCACCCGCGAGGTCGCAGGTCCCGAAGCGGCGCCGCTTGCGGACTTCGTCGGCCGCTGGCTCCGCAAGCAGGGCGATACCAGCAAGGTCGTGTCGGGCGCCGAGGTGCCGTATTTCGGTGCGCCGCTCGCGCTGCGCACGCTGGTGCCGGACGACGGTGCGCGGATCATGCCGACGCGTTTTGACGATTGGCTGAGTAGGGCGAAGCAGGTCTAG